A genome region from uncultured Roseibium sp. includes the following:
- a CDS encoding efflux RND transporter permease subunit, with product MSRFFIGRPIFAWVLAIIVMAAGVISIMGLPISQYPSIAGPSVVISAVYPGASAETVSDTVVQQIEKEMTGLDGLRYINSSTTSTGGASITLTFELGTDPDIAQVQVQNKLAQAEAGLPSVVTQQGVTVEKSATGFLMVIALISEDGSRTGVDLSDYLNSYVVEPISRVSGVGSVEVFGSEYAMRIWLDPQKLKYYGLSPSDVTAAVRAQNAQISAGSFGAMPAPKGQLLNATITAQSLLKTPEDFERIVLRADTDGGLVLLRDVARIELGSENYELATYMDGKESTGMAIQLASGANALETSRLVKAKIEELSQIFPAGVSYTIPYDTTPFVELSIEAVVHTLIEAIVLVVFVMLLFLHNFRATLIPTLAVPVVLMGTFGIMALLGFTINSLTMLAMVLAIGLLVDDAIVVVENVERLMRDEHLSPREATRKSMDEITGALVGIGIVVSAVFVPMAFFGGSTGEMYKQFAVTIVSAMSLSVLVALIFTPALCATILKPHSEANKGVIGRLAKSFGAGFEAAFGRLTSGYLAIVRGATKRIVRMLLIFAVLVGGMVFLYQRTPTSFLPDEDQGAVLVIVELPSGSTAEATEAVLDKVQKYWWSAEADNVSSIFAVRGFSFAGQGQNMGMMFVKLKDWSERIGPQNSVMAIAGRAYGPLLGGIREAIVVPIVPPAVMELGTSNGFSAVLQATAGQSHEDLLAARNMLLGLASQDPRLTAVRPSGVADAPQFRLNIDWAKAGAVGVSAADVGTFMTTIWSSSYINDFLYQGRMKQVVVQGEPSARSVPEDISLWRIKNENGDFVDFSTFSTQEWVYGPQQVNRYDALPSMNIEGSAADGYTSGDAIAVMEDLAQQLPPGFKLAWTGMSLEEKEAGAGAMLLYGLALSAVFLCLAALYESWTIPISVLLAMPVGILGALIGAQIGHQSNGVYFQVGLLTVVALTGKNGIMIVEFARDRMTALGETALEAAREASRLRFRPILMTSLAFGLGVVPLVLSNGAGAGARQAIGYAVLFGTITGTALTIVFVPVFFVFVMWLFSRRKKEGGAPEAPASQM from the coding sequence ATGTCTCGCTTCTTTATCGGGCGTCCGATTTTTGCCTGGGTTCTCGCGATCATCGTGATGGCCGCGGGCGTGATCTCCATCATGGGACTGCCTATTTCCCAGTATCCGTCAATCGCCGGGCCTTCGGTTGTCATCAGTGCGGTCTACCCCGGTGCCTCGGCGGAAACCGTCTCCGACACGGTGGTCCAGCAGATCGAGAAGGAGATGACCGGCCTGGACGGCCTGCGCTACATCAATTCCTCGACCACCTCCACAGGTGGGGCGAGCATCACCCTGACTTTCGAGTTGGGCACGGATCCTGATATCGCTCAGGTCCAGGTGCAGAACAAGCTGGCGCAGGCAGAAGCCGGCCTTCCGTCGGTCGTCACCCAGCAGGGTGTCACCGTTGAGAAATCAGCCACCGGCTTCCTGATGGTGATCGCCCTGATTTCCGAGGATGGGAGCCGTACCGGCGTCGACCTTTCCGACTACCTCAACTCTTATGTCGTGGAGCCCATTTCGCGTGTTTCAGGCGTTGGCTCGGTCGAGGTCTTCGGTTCCGAATACGCCATGCGGATCTGGCTCGATCCCCAGAAGCTGAAGTACTACGGCCTGTCGCCGTCCGACGTCACAGCGGCAGTCCGTGCCCAGAATGCACAGATTTCCGCAGGATCCTTCGGGGCGATGCCGGCGCCGAAGGGGCAGCTTCTGAACGCCACGATCACTGCGCAATCCCTGCTTAAGACGCCTGAGGATTTCGAACGCATCGTGTTGCGGGCGGACACCGACGGCGGGCTGGTTCTCCTACGGGATGTGGCCCGCATCGAACTCGGCTCCGAGAACTATGAACTTGCCACCTACATGGACGGTAAGGAATCCACCGGCATGGCCATTCAGCTTGCGTCCGGCGCAAATGCGCTGGAGACGTCCAGGCTGGTCAAGGCGAAGATAGAGGAACTCTCCCAAATCTTTCCGGCCGGTGTCAGCTACACCATTCCCTATGACACCACGCCCTTCGTAGAGCTGTCGATCGAGGCCGTCGTACACACGCTGATCGAGGCCATCGTTCTGGTGGTTTTCGTGATGTTGCTGTTTCTGCACAACTTCCGTGCCACGCTTATCCCCACCCTGGCGGTTCCGGTGGTTCTGATGGGGACCTTCGGCATCATGGCGCTGCTCGGCTTCACCATCAATTCGCTGACCATGCTCGCGATGGTTCTGGCCATCGGCCTTCTCGTGGACGATGCCATCGTGGTGGTCGAGAACGTGGAGCGGCTGATGCGGGATGAGCATCTGTCTCCGCGTGAAGCGACCAGGAAATCCATGGACGAAATCACCGGGGCCCTTGTCGGTATCGGCATCGTGGTTTCGGCGGTGTTCGTGCCCATGGCATTCTTCGGCGGCTCGACCGGGGAGATGTACAAGCAGTTCGCCGTAACCATCGTCTCGGCCATGAGCCTCTCGGTGCTGGTGGCACTAATCTTCACGCCGGCGCTGTGCGCAACCATCCTCAAGCCTCACTCCGAAGCGAACAAGGGTGTTATCGGGCGCCTGGCGAAGTCCTTCGGGGCCGGTTTCGAGGCCGCCTTCGGGCGTCTGACCTCGGGCTATCTCGCGATTGTCCGTGGCGCCACGAAACGCATTGTGCGGATGCTGCTCATCTTTGCCGTCCTGGTCGGCGGCATGGTCTTCCTGTATCAACGTACGCCAACCTCCTTCCTGCCGGATGAGGATCAGGGGGCGGTGCTTGTCATTGTCGAACTCCCCTCCGGATCTACCGCAGAGGCAACGGAGGCGGTCCTCGACAAGGTCCAGAAATACTGGTGGAGCGCGGAGGCGGACAACGTCTCCTCCATCTTTGCCGTCCGCGGCTTCTCCTTCGCCGGACAGGGCCAGAACATGGGCATGATGTTCGTGAAGCTGAAGGACTGGTCTGAACGTATTGGTCCGCAGAACTCGGTGATGGCCATTGCGGGACGGGCCTATGGTCCGCTGCTGGGCGGCATCCGGGAAGCGATTGTCGTGCCGATCGTGCCGCCGGCCGTGATGGAGCTGGGTACGTCCAACGGCTTCAGCGCCGTTCTTCAGGCGACCGCCGGCCAGTCCCACGAGGATCTTCTGGCGGCCCGAAACATGTTGCTGGGACTGGCTTCGCAAGACCCGCGCCTGACGGCTGTGCGTCCCAGCGGCGTTGCGGATGCCCCGCAGTTCCGTCTGAACATCGACTGGGCCAAGGCGGGCGCCGTCGGCGTTTCGGCCGCCGATGTGGGCACCTTCATGACGACGATCTGGTCGAGCAGCTACATCAACGACTTCCTCTACCAGGGACGGATGAAGCAGGTCGTGGTCCAGGGCGAACCTTCGGCTCGCTCCGTCCCGGAAGATATCAGCTTGTGGCGGATCAAGAACGAGAATGGCGACTTCGTCGATTTCTCGACCTTCTCCACCCAGGAATGGGTCTACGGGCCACAGCAGGTCAACCGCTACGATGCGCTTCCCTCCATGAACATCGAAGGCTCCGCCGCCGATGGCTATACGTCCGGTGACGCGATCGCCGTCATGGAAGACCTGGCTCAACAGCTTCCGCCCGGTTTCAAGCTGGCATGGACAGGCATGTCCTTGGAGGAAAAGGAAGCCGGTGCCGGCGCCATGCTGCTCTATGGCCTGGCACTTTCCGCCGTTTTCCTGTGTCTGGCAGCACTTTACGAAAGCTGGACGATCCCGATCTCGGTACTGCTGGCAATGCCCGTCGGGATCCTGGGCGCGCTCATCGGGGCGCAGATCGGCCATCAGTCGAACGGCGTTTACTTCCAGGTGGGTCTGCTGACCGTCGTCGCCCTGACGGGCAAGAACGGCATCATGATCGTGGAGTTCGCCCGCGACCGGATGACGGCTCTCGGGGAAACCGCGCTGGAGGCGGCACGAGAGGCTTCACGCCTGCGTTTCCGCCCGATCCTGATGACCTCGCTGGCCTTCGGTCTGGGCGTCGTGCCGCTGGTTCTGTCCAATGGCGCTGGTGCCGGTGCCCGCCAGGCAATCGGGTATGCCGTTCTGTTCGGAACGATTACCGGTACGGCACTGACCATTGTCTTCGTCCCGGTCTTCTTCGTCTTCGTGATGTGGCTCTTCTCGCGCCGCAAGAAGGAGGGGGGTGCCCCGGAAGCGCCGGCCAGCCAGATGTGA
- the rpmE gene encoding 50S ribosomal protein L31: MKADIHPDYHTIKVVMTDGTEFTTRSTYGAEGDTLQLDIDPISHPAWTGGDRQLMDRGGRVSRFKNKYAGFLGS; encoded by the coding sequence ATGAAAGCGGATATCCATCCCGATTACCACACCATCAAGGTCGTCATGACCGATGGTACCGAATTCACCACCCGCTCCACCTATGGAGCGGAAGGCGACACCCTGCAGCTCGACATCGATCCGATTTCCCATCCGGCCTGGACCGGTGGTGACCGTCAGTTGATGGACCGCGGCGGTCGCGTGTCCCGCTTCAAGAACAAGTACGCAGGTTTCCTGGGCTCGTAA
- a CDS encoding TetR family transcriptional regulator, whose amino-acid sequence MRKTPEEAERTRQSILDAAELLFLESGIAHTSLERISRAAGVTRGAFYWHFKDKSELIRALQERADPPQAEMLRVAADEPHADPLQLLETATQEFLQEFESNIHLQHMIEIMSSNPHVGEDTAPFAEENKEMLEVLSKITRRAEDLGQLNPEFTPLEAAIALMTMVNGLLSEWLRSNKCFKLQELGTKLIRYQIKALKVAPT is encoded by the coding sequence ATGCGGAAGACACCGGAAGAAGCGGAAAGGACGCGGCAATCGATCCTTGATGCCGCGGAACTGCTGTTCCTGGAAAGCGGCATCGCTCACACGTCGCTTGAACGGATTTCGCGCGCCGCAGGCGTGACCCGCGGCGCGTTCTACTGGCATTTCAAGGATAAATCCGAGCTCATTCGCGCGCTGCAGGAGCGCGCCGATCCTCCGCAGGCTGAGATGTTGCGCGTTGCCGCCGACGAGCCACATGCAGATCCGCTTCAGCTTCTGGAAACGGCAACCCAGGAGTTCCTGCAGGAATTCGAAAGCAACATCCACCTTCAACACATGATTGAAATCATGTCCTCCAATCCGCATGTCGGTGAGGACACAGCCCCGTTTGCTGAAGAAAACAAGGAAATGCTCGAGGTTCTGTCCAAAATCACCCGGCGTGCCGAGGATCTTGGACAACTGAACCCCGAGTTCACGCCTTTGGAGGCAGCGATTGCGCTGATGACGATGGTGAACGGACTGCTCTCGGAGTGGCTGCGGTCCAACAAGTGCTTCAAGCTTCAGGAATTGGGCACAAAGCTAATCCGCTACCAGATCAAGGCCTTGAAGGTGGCTCCTACCTGA
- a CDS encoding NAD(P)H-quinone oxidoreductase, with translation MTDLPAKMTAMAISEPGGPDVLVPEERPLPEPAEGEILIKVEAAGVNRPDVQQRKGAYPPPKGASDLPGLEVAGTVVALGDGATLHEIGAKVTALAPGGGYAQYCKVPEAHALSVPKGVSMVEAAALPENYFTVWSNVFDRVGLKPGERFLVHGGTSGIGTTAIQLAKAFGSEVFTTVGSDEKAEAARALGADHVINYKAEDFVEVIKDLTGGDGVHVILDMVGGDYVEKNWIVAAVEGRICQIATLGGISENLNFGRLMMKRLVHTGSTLRPRDNAFKAAIAQNLKEKVWPLIEAGKVGPVMDSTFPLVQAADAHRRMESSGHIGKIMLEVN, from the coding sequence ATGACTGACCTACCGGCAAAAATGACCGCCATGGCGATTTCCGAACCGGGTGGTCCGGATGTTCTGGTGCCCGAAGAGCGCCCGCTGCCGGAACCGGCCGAAGGGGAAATCCTGATCAAGGTGGAAGCGGCGGGCGTGAACCGGCCCGACGTGCAGCAGCGCAAGGGCGCTTATCCGCCGCCCAAGGGGGCTTCTGACCTTCCGGGACTGGAGGTGGCCGGCACGGTCGTGGCGCTGGGCGACGGCGCTACCCTGCACGAGATCGGCGCCAAAGTGACGGCACTCGCGCCCGGTGGCGGCTACGCGCAGTACTGCAAGGTGCCGGAGGCCCATGCGCTTTCCGTTCCGAAGGGAGTGTCGATGGTGGAGGCGGCCGCCCTGCCGGAAAACTATTTCACGGTCTGGAGCAACGTGTTCGACCGGGTCGGCCTGAAACCGGGCGAGCGGTTTCTTGTTCATGGCGGCACGTCCGGCATCGGCACGACCGCCATTCAGCTCGCCAAGGCGTTCGGGTCCGAGGTGTTCACCACCGTTGGATCGGATGAGAAGGCGGAAGCGGCGCGGGCGCTGGGTGCCGACCACGTGATCAACTACAAAGCCGAAGATTTCGTCGAGGTCATCAAGGACCTGACCGGTGGTGACGGCGTACATGTCATTCTCGACATGGTCGGCGGCGACTATGTGGAGAAGAACTGGATCGTGGCGGCCGTGGAAGGCCGCATCTGCCAGATCGCCACTCTGGGCGGCATTTCCGAGAATTTGAATTTCGGACGCCTGATGATGAAGCGGCTGGTTCACACCGGCTCGACTCTCAGGCCGCGCGACAATGCCTTCAAGGCGGCGATCGCGCAGAACCTGAAGGAAAAAGTCTGGCCGCTGATCGAGGCCGGAAAGGTCGGCCCGGTAATGGATTCCACCTTCCCGCTGGTGCAAGCGGCAGACGCCCACCGGCGGATGGAAAGCTCCGGCCATATCGGCAAGATCATGCTCGAGGTGAACTGA
- a CDS encoding SDR family oxidoreductase, which translates to MKTALVTGAARGIGLATTQLLLDKGWRVLMVDIDGEELMKAAAPLDSVQPIVMDVSDPEQVERCFTDVAKTHGRLEGLVNNAGVADFGPIRETTFDRWRTVMKTNLDGVFLMTQAATDLLIAGKGAIVNIASISGLRASTLRVAYGTSKAAVIQLTLQQAAELGEFGIRANVVAPGPVNTKLALAVHTQEIREAYHDAIPLNRYGSEKEIGNAIVFLLSEEASYVTGQLLCADGGFEATGIGLPALRR; encoded by the coding sequence ATGAAAACAGCGCTTGTGACTGGCGCCGCACGCGGTATCGGACTGGCAACGACACAGCTCCTTCTGGACAAGGGTTGGCGGGTCCTCATGGTGGATATCGACGGCGAGGAACTGATGAAGGCCGCAGCTCCGCTTGATAGCGTCCAGCCCATCGTCATGGATGTTTCCGACCCGGAACAGGTCGAGCGTTGTTTCACCGATGTGGCGAAAACCCATGGCCGCCTAGAAGGGCTGGTGAACAACGCCGGCGTCGCCGACTTCGGCCCGATCAGAGAGACCACCTTCGACCGCTGGCGAACGGTGATGAAAACCAACCTCGACGGCGTCTTCCTGATGACCCAGGCGGCAACGGATCTGCTGATCGCCGGCAAGGGCGCGATCGTGAACATCGCCTCGATCTCGGGCCTGCGCGCCAGCACCCTGCGCGTCGCCTACGGCACGTCGAAGGCAGCGGTCATCCAGCTCACCCTGCAACAGGCCGCCGAACTCGGCGAATTCGGTATTCGCGCCAATGTGGTCGCGCCCGGACCGGTGAACACAAAGCTCGCGCTCGCGGTTCACACCCAGGAAATCCGGGAGGCCTATCACGACGCCATTCCGCTGAACCGCTATGGCTCGGAGAAGGAAATCGGCAATGCCATCGTCTTCCTACTGTCGGAGGAGGCAAGCTACGTCACCGGCCAGTTGCTGTGCGCGGACGGCGGCTTCGAGGCCACCGGCATCGGCCTGCCCGCGCTCAGGCGCTAG
- a CDS encoding DUF1192 domain-containing protein → MSLFDDDTPKKPRGTQISVGQDLSTLSESELAERIVELEQEIIRTKETLSHRSNIRDEAESLFGKPST, encoded by the coding sequence ATGAGCCTTTTTGACGACGACACCCCGAAGAAACCGAGGGGTACCCAAATCAGTGTGGGGCAGGATCTCAGCACTTTATCGGAATCAGAGCTGGCGGAGCGGATTGTCGAACTGGAACAGGAAATCATCCGCACAAAAGAGACTTTGTCGCACCGTAGTAATATTCGCGATGAAGCAGAGTCTTTATTCGGAAAACCGAGTACGTAG
- a CDS encoding efflux RND transporter periplasmic adaptor subunit — translation MMINSRKYKVLGASLAALALSFASITAHAQQRPVPSVTVLTAKLTDYTPTSRLPGRIRASTISEVRPQVSGVINSRLFEEGSEVKKGQELYSIESNVYAATVAAAKASVAQAQANYDLAKSDAKRAENLFSTRVGSEASRDTAVATRDAAFASLQAAEAQLDRAQIDLDRTTIRAQISGVIGLSKTTIGALVSAEQADPLTTIRTLDPIYVDVTQSVNDLLKWHSSEDQRKRLDKAEIRLLLPNGKTYGEIGHLQAAEPRVEPTTGMVTLRITFPNPQHMLLPGLYVEVLLPEGDARKTVLVPQSSVMRDTDGTANVWIVDDGKIAKRTIEISGSEGNQWVVSSGLNEGDQIVTSGFQKAQVGADVQIAPGAASDGPAEQAGAGEGE, via the coding sequence ATGATGATAAACAGCAGGAAATACAAAGTTTTAGGCGCCTCCCTCGCAGCGTTGGCGCTAAGCTTCGCATCAATCACGGCCCATGCGCAGCAGCGTCCGGTCCCGTCGGTAACCGTTCTCACGGCGAAATTGACCGACTACACGCCGACCTCCCGTCTGCCGGGCCGTATCAGGGCGTCGACGATTTCCGAAGTCCGACCGCAGGTCTCCGGCGTGATCAACAGCCGGCTGTTCGAGGAAGGGTCCGAGGTCAAGAAGGGCCAGGAGCTCTATTCCATCGAGAGCAACGTCTATGCCGCGACTGTGGCCGCAGCGAAGGCCTCCGTTGCTCAGGCCCAGGCGAATTACGATCTGGCGAAATCCGATGCGAAGCGGGCCGAAAACCTCTTTTCGACCCGTGTCGGTTCCGAGGCCAGCCGGGACACCGCGGTTGCCACGCGCGACGCGGCTTTCGCTTCGCTTCAGGCCGCGGAAGCTCAACTCGACAGAGCCCAGATCGATCTGGACCGGACGACGATCAGGGCGCAGATTTCGGGCGTGATCGGCCTGTCCAAAACCACCATTGGAGCGTTGGTCAGCGCCGAGCAGGCCGACCCGCTCACCACCATCCGCACCCTCGATCCCATCTACGTGGACGTAACCCAATCGGTGAATGACCTGCTGAAATGGCATTCCAGCGAAGACCAGCGCAAACGGCTCGACAAGGCCGAGATCAGGCTGCTCCTGCCGAATGGTAAAACTTACGGCGAGATCGGACATCTGCAGGCTGCCGAGCCACGGGTCGAGCCGACGACCGGAATGGTGACGCTCCGGATCACGTTCCCGAATCCACAGCACATGCTGCTGCCGGGCCTCTATGTTGAAGTCCTGCTGCCGGAAGGCGATGCCCGGAAAACCGTTCTTGTTCCGCAAAGTTCCGTCATGCGCGACACCGATGGTACGGCAAACGTCTGGATTGTCGATGATGGCAAGATCGCCAAGCGCACCATCGAGATTTCCGGTTCGGAAGGAAACCAGTGGGTTGTCTCGTCCGGTCTGAACGAAGGCGACCAGATCGTTACGTCCGGTTTCCAGAAGGCCCAGGTCGGTGCCGACGTTCAGATCGCCCCAGGCGCTGCTTCAGATGGCCCAGCCGAACAGGCCGGTGCCGGGGAAGGTGAATAA
- a CDS encoding DUF1465 family protein, giving the protein MTDETPTRKAAPEMVHIANRLASSDNFQSLFEEGMSLVEETALYLDGDGRAEAKLLPRAASLAYATESMRLTTRLMQLASWLLLQRAVNEGEMSREQAGSDKNRVRLEKLSSPVDSPSWTDMPETLQDLVSRSVRLQERIVHLDQMLYRKSDDNDANETPSNPVEAHLNKLHAAFGRIG; this is encoded by the coding sequence ATGACGGATGAGACCCCCACCCGCAAAGCCGCACCCGAAATGGTGCACATTGCCAACCGGCTCGCATCTTCCGACAATTTTCAAAGCCTGTTTGAAGAAGGCATGTCTCTGGTCGAGGAAACGGCACTCTATCTGGACGGCGATGGCCGTGCCGAGGCCAAGCTGCTGCCGCGGGCGGCCTCGCTCGCCTATGCAACCGAATCCATGCGCCTGACCACCCGCCTGATGCAGCTGGCATCGTGGCTACTCCTGCAGCGCGCCGTCAACGAGGGTGAAATGTCCCGCGAACAGGCCGGCAGCGACAAGAACCGGGTCCGCCTGGAAAAGCTCAGCAGCCCGGTCGACAGCCCGTCCTGGACCGACATGCCTGAAACCCTGCAGGATCTCGTCAGCCGGTCCGTCCGCCTTCAGGAACGCATCGTCCATCTCGATCAGATGCTCTACCGCAAAAGCGATGACAACGATGCGAATGAAACTCCGTCCAATCCGGTCGAAGCCCATTTGAACAAGCTTCATGCCGCCTTCGGCCGTATCGGCTGA
- a CDS encoding cell cycle transcriptional regulator TrcR produces the protein MANTPLMPKATAVWLVDNTSLSFTQIASFCKLHPLEVKAIADGEAAQGIKGLDPILTGQLTREEVEKAQNDPNHQLKLQGSKVIVPEAKRKGPRYTPVSRRQDRPNAILWLVRNHPELKDAQIMRLVGTTKPTIAAIRDRTHWNSANLVPSDPVTLSLCSQLELDMEVEKAAKNAPPRPEGEVVETLMPVEETTSEEALAAAFSMDTSKPIAREEEEEFDADAVFAKLNSLKGDDAGNDNDNEDDGKA, from the coding sequence ATGGCGAACACGCCGCTGATGCCGAAGGCCACCGCCGTCTGGCTCGTCGACAACACATCCTTGAGCTTCACGCAGATTGCGTCCTTCTGCAAACTGCACCCGCTTGAGGTCAAGGCTATTGCTGATGGCGAGGCCGCACAGGGCATCAAGGGCCTCGACCCGATCCTGACCGGGCAGTTGACCCGGGAAGAAGTGGAGAAGGCGCAGAACGATCCGAATCATCAGCTGAAGCTGCAAGGGTCGAAGGTCATCGTCCCGGAAGCCAAGCGCAAGGGACCGCGCTACACGCCGGTATCCCGCCGCCAGGACCGCCCGAACGCGATCCTGTGGCTGGTGCGCAATCATCCGGAACTCAAGGATGCCCAGATCATGCGTCTGGTCGGCACCACCAAGCCGACGATCGCAGCGATTCGCGACCGGACCCACTGGAACTCGGCCAACCTGGTTCCTTCCGATCCGGTCACCCTCAGCTTGTGCAGCCAGCTGGAGCTCGACATGGAAGTGGAAAAGGCTGCGAAGAACGCACCGCCGCGTCCGGAAGGCGAAGTTGTGGAGACGCTGATGCCGGTGGAAGAAACCACCAGCGAAGAAGCACTCGCCGCCGCCTTCTCCATGGATACGAGCAAGCCGATCGCACGCGAAGAGGAAGAAGAGTTCGACGCGGATGCCGTCTTTGCGAAGCTGAACTCGCTGAAGGGCGACGATGCCGGCAATGACAACGACAATGAGGACGACGGCAAGGCCTGA
- a CDS encoding ABC transporter transmembrane domain-containing protein, whose translation MSSDSSDKTARSRKSLRPLARLLPYLKRHRRMTAAALVALVSAAAITLVLPTAVRRVIDFGFAGDNPALINTYFFVLFGVVAALAVASGVRYFLVMWIGERIVAEVRADVFEHMTALSPGFYDQAKSGEILSRLTADTTQIKSAFGASASLAMRNTLMFIGASIMMVVTSPRLSVIVLLAIPVILVPLLGFGRSVRKRSRSAQDMLAAASAYASEMLGAVRTLQAFTHETYASAKFRNAAESAFRAARLATAARAVLTGFAIFVIGASVVAVLWIGASDVLAGRMTGGTLSQFLLYSILAAGSLASLSEVWGELSQAAGAAERLSELLDIEPEIAAPENPVALPAMPRGAIAFNQISFAYDGAKDMPVLNGVDLTIEPGETLAVVGPSGAGKSTLFHLLMRFYDPKSGQITFDGLDLRTLDPKDLRRAISLVPQDTAVFGTSIAENIAYGRPEASRNEIVAAAAAAHADTFITNLPDGYETAVGERGITLSGGQRQRIAIARAILKDAPVLLLDEATSALDAESEKLVQDALDGLMQGRTTLVIAHRLATVLKADRIIVMEAGRIVETGTHAELSAQGGLYAKLARLQFNTDSPETAAPATQAG comes from the coding sequence GTGAGCAGTGACAGCAGTGACAAGACCGCCCGCAGCCGCAAATCCCTCCGCCCGTTAGCCCGCCTCCTTCCCTACCTCAAACGGCACCGCAGGATGACGGCCGCGGCGCTGGTCGCGCTTGTGTCGGCCGCAGCCATTACCCTCGTCCTACCCACCGCGGTCAGGCGCGTGATCGACTTCGGGTTCGCCGGCGACAACCCGGCCCTGATCAACACCTATTTCTTCGTGCTGTTTGGCGTTGTGGCCGCCCTCGCGGTCGCCAGCGGGGTTCGCTATTTCCTCGTGATGTGGATTGGCGAACGGATCGTCGCCGAAGTCCGCGCCGATGTCTTCGAACACATGACCGCGCTCAGCCCGGGGTTCTACGATCAGGCGAAATCGGGCGAGATCCTGTCCCGTCTGACCGCCGACACGACCCAGATCAAATCCGCCTTCGGCGCCAGCGCCTCGCTTGCGATGCGCAACACGCTAATGTTCATCGGCGCGTCGATCATGATGGTGGTTACCAGTCCGCGCCTGTCCGTCATCGTTCTGCTCGCAATTCCCGTGATCCTGGTACCGCTCTTAGGGTTTGGCCGCTCGGTGCGCAAACGCTCCCGGTCCGCGCAGGACATGCTCGCAGCCGCCTCCGCCTATGCCTCGGAGATGCTCGGCGCGGTTCGCACCCTGCAGGCGTTCACCCACGAAACCTACGCGTCTGCGAAGTTTCGCAATGCCGCCGAATCCGCTTTCCGCGCCGCCCGGCTGGCGACTGCGGCCCGGGCGGTTCTGACCGGCTTCGCCATCTTCGTGATCGGCGCAAGCGTGGTCGCCGTTCTGTGGATCGGCGCCAGCGATGTGCTCGCGGGTCGAATGACCGGCGGCACTTTGAGCCAGTTTCTGCTCTACTCCATCCTGGCCGCCGGATCGCTGGCGAGCCTGTCGGAAGTCTGGGGGGAACTGTCCCAGGCCGCCGGAGCGGCAGAGCGTCTCAGCGAGCTTCTCGACATCGAACCGGAAATCGCAGCCCCCGAAAATCCCGTGGCCTTGCCCGCCATGCCGCGAGGGGCGATCGCCTTCAACCAGATCTCTTTCGCCTATGATGGCGCCAAGGACATGCCGGTCCTCAACGGCGTGGACCTGACCATCGAACCGGGCGAAACCCTCGCCGTCGTTGGCCCGTCGGGTGCGGGCAAGTCGACGCTGTTTCACCTGCTGATGCGGTTTTACGATCCGAAGTCGGGACAAATCACCTTCGACGGTCTCGATCTGCGCACGCTCGATCCGAAAGATCTGAGACGCGCGATTTCCCTCGTTCCCCAGGACACGGCGGTCTTCGGAACCAGCATTGCGGAAAACATCGCCTACGGCCGGCCCGAAGCATCGCGGAACGAGATTGTCGCGGCCGCCGCGGCCGCCCATGCGGATACCTTCATCACCAACCTGCCCGACGGTTACGAAACTGCCGTGGGCGAGCGTGGCATCACACTGTCGGGAGGACAACGCCAACGAATCGCCATTGCACGCGCCATCCTGAAGGACGCGCCCGTACTGCTGCTCGACGAGGCGACCAGCGCACTGGATGCGGAAAGCGAGAAGCTGGTTCAGGATGCTCTGGACGGCCTGATGCAGGGCCGCACCACACTCGTCATCGCCCATCGCCTGGCAACCGTTCTGAAAGCCGACCGGATCATCGTCATGGAGGCGGGCCGGATCGTGGAAACCGGTACCCATGCCGAACTTTCTGCCCAGGGCGGGCTCTACGCCAAGCTGGCCCGGCTGCAGTTCAATACCGACAGCCCGGAAACGGCTGCGCCCGCGACTCAGGCTGGCTGA